Genomic window (Ictalurus furcatus strain D&B chromosome 26, Billie_1.0, whole genome shotgun sequence):
TCCTGAGTTCAACAAGATACACCGGTGTCCAGTGTCTATTGTGCACCAGAACACAATGCAGTGTAGCCGGACTAGGCAGAACGTACCGGTTACATCAGCATTATACTAGTTTTGTCTGTACATTTCACCTTTGCGCTAGTTCTGTCTGTACATTTCAGCTCGATGCTAGTTTTCAGCTCTATGCTGGTTTTTCTCTGTACATGTCAGCTCTATGCTAGTTTTCAGCTCTATGCTAGTTTGTCTCTGTACATTTCAGCTTGATGCTAGTTTTCAACTCTGTGCTAGTTTTCTAACATTATACATTTGTTCTCTATGATAGCTTTGTCTCTGTAAATTTCACCTCTATGCAAGTTTTCTCTGTACATTTCAGCTCTATGCTAGTTTTTAGATCTATGCTAGTTTTGTAACTTTGTACATTTCAGCCCTATGATATCCAATGGCATACAATACCATTTTATAAATAGCTTTATTTGCTCTCTTTTTTGTATATACACTAGTGCTTTTTCTCAGCTTGTGTAAATTTCAGCAGATGAATGTGCAGTTTTCATGGAGCATGTTAATGTTGTGCTTGATGTTTCGTcttcagcccccccccccccacacacacacacactttcttattTGCCTTGTTTAACTGCTCCAAACTTATCTTTAGCTTTTATGGTTCCTAAGTTAGCTTAATGGATGATTGTTTGCTAGGCTAACTTGACTGCCATCCCATTAGTGAAGATAACAGTAACTGATCTATGACTGGATAATTCCTAGCTCATTTCAGCTGTTGCTAAATAAGCACCATAAACTCACCTTTTAAAACTATTGATTATACGTTATATGAACTAATGCTTGCCACTTAGCTAATATCCGCTAACCTTCAGGGCATAATCTTTATTGCTAAAAGTATCTAAATAAGCACATTTTTTATTGatagatttttacatttttaatctatAATGATAATGCTAGAAATCTGCCTACTGGCCAACATAAGCTACCCTgacatattttgtcattttttttctccatatttcCTGTTTTCATATATTCATAGGTGGTTTGTTATTTAAAGTCATAGTTTTCATGATAATAATAGCTAACTGGCTAATGTGAACTACCTTGACAGAATTTTTAagcatattaataaatattttccatTCTTAATAGTATTTACTGATCATGCTAACTAGCTAAAGTGTGCAGTTTAAAGTCATTCTTAAAAGTTCCCAATATTAAAAGTGACAAGCTAACATGAACTATGCTGACTGGACTTCAAGGATTGTTTCAGTCAAACGCtataaaatgttcataatttaCTGCCAACACTAACCAACTGGCTAACACTAGATAACCAGAAAGGATTCCTGAGAGGACTatataaattttaattttattttttaaaattattttaattaaagtcATGTTCACAATAATCATTGCTAAAGCAGCTGAACTGAggtaacctgacaggatttctgaaaggattttaaagttatatttacAGGTTTCAAAGTCATCTTCATAATAAATCACTGCTAAgaacagctagctagctgaactgaggtaacctgacaggatttctgatcGGATTTTAACGTTATATTTGCAGGTTTCAAAGTACTGTCCATAATAATCACTGCTAACagcagctagctagctgaactgaggtaacctgacaggatttctcaTTATTTTCAAGTCATATTACTATTGAGGACAACAGTCAGCATTAAATCTGAATTAAAACTGCACACAACCCTCAATGTACAAACACATTTCATCCACTAACagtttttagagaaaaaaatggGTCAATTAAGGAGCACTAGATGTCGCAAAAGAGCAGCAGACGGCACTAAATGTATTAAGCAGATTTTAGGAGCAACAGCAGACAATGAAGTGGCCATTAAACGATCCTAAAATGAGTATAAAATCACAATGCTTTGTATTACAGCTGCCGTACAGTAGATATTATAGCTGGAAGTAGTATCAGAAGGTCAAGGGAACAAGGAAGCCTCAGGATGAGGAGATGAATAACTAGCGAGGTAATgaaaagaaggagaaagggGTTAGAAGGTAGGAGAAAAAGTAGAAGTGAACATGAAAGTGAGGAacggggaagaaaaaaaaggggggcaGGAATGGGAGCAGTAGTGGAAGCAAGGGGACAAGGAGAGAAGTGCATTGGGGAGAAAGGGGAGAAGGGCACAAAGgaaatgaggggggaaaaaagagaaaaaaaggaagaaggaaagagaataaTGGGATGATGAAATGAGGGAACAAGGgaataatgtttttttccccaaaaaaagttatttttctttttcagtcttttcatttgtgtgtgtatgaaagggagtaagagagaaagaacTGACTTATGAAATTAAAACACTGCAAATTTACAGaattctataaataaaacaacagttttTGAGTGCGATTCTTGTATATATGCCTACACTAACAATTTCTAAACACTGGAACGTGCTGTGTTACTGATCAAGATGTGTGTTAGTCAGACAGAAGCTGTGTCCAAAATACAACAAAGGCCGCATACTTAGGCTATATTCTGAAATAGGAAGGCAGCAAGTCGAATGTTTTCTGCCGTCTATCCCAAAATTCTGTGCAGCAACTCCAGCGGGGGTAAGTGGACAGGGTTGTTATAACTCTAAAAGTAAAACAAGACCTGGAATATTTAGTCAACTTGCTACTGAACTAACATGAAAGAACTCGATTGGCCGAGGTTAGACCCCTGGGAGGCAGGGTTTCATGTACATGGACAGGAATGGAGGCAGAGTCAAAGAGTAAACAAATCATGCCAATGATTTATGTCATGGTATGATGTATTAAGATACAGATGCACATGCGTGGAGCAGGGTCCACAGATTCGGCTGCGACAACATTTGATCGCATTCAGTGATGTCACAATTTACCCAAACTTTGTGATGATTACCATGGAAACggcatgttttttaaaataagttcGTTCAGATACATGACATGTAAACAGATGAAGCTCAAGCACCACTGATTTCTACACTGTGTTCTGGTTGGCTGAGAAGTGGTACactgtgtatagtgtgtgtgttgcacctCTTAACCACGTCATTCCCGTTCCAGCAGGTAGGTCCATCAGTTGATGCTAGCTCTCGGACACACATCTGATCAGCCAAACCTCCGTAAAATGCCCGATAGTGGCGCAAAGAACTGAGGAAttccctgcacacacacaatatatttcGTTCTGTTATACTCTCTCTGAAGTTTAATTTCAACCTTCTGTGTACGTGGTAATCTGCCACCACCTGGTGGACACCCTCAGAAACTGCAACACATGTAATGCATTTTTCACAgtctattactattattgccAATTAGTGCATTGTCTTGTTCAAATTTTAATAGTTCTTTCCAACCGCTTCTTAGTCTTGTGTTTCAGCTACGTATTAaggaaataaatgtatgtaaatacatgtatgtatgatgtggaaataaatgCATCAACATTCAAAATTCCTCTTTCTTGTAGAACTCAAGGCAGCTGACAGAGCAAGACCGAATTCTTGTGTTCTTGCAATACACTTGGATTTGAGATctaaagatggatatgagatgacagatcagaatttcagcttttatgtaCATCAAGATAACTTAGAACATGGAACTTTTGGTGTCCAAGTCAATctagtgattgacttggccaatcTAAAACCTTCCCCTTTCCCCTCTGATGAAGTCCcctgttgagttggcagtgtgttttggatcattgtcttgctgcatgatgaagttcctcccaattagattggatgcagttctctgtaaattggcagacagaatgctTTTGTAggcttctgaattaattctgctgctaccatcatgagttccatcattagtaaagattagtgagaatgttccagaagcagccatgcaagcccaaaccatgacactacttccaccatgtttcacagatgaacttgtatgttctggatcatgagcagatcttttctttctccacactttggccctTCCATCACTTTCGTGGAGGTTAATATTGGTTCCCGAACTTGtgtggctcgtctctgtatttctttgcaaattccaatctggctttctgattcttactgctcatgagtggtttgcatcttgtggtatggtcgCAATATTTCTGCTCgggaagtcttcttcgaactgTGAATTGAGTTACCTTCACCCCTCCCTGTGgagattgttggtgatgtcaatgactTGTTTTGGGgtatttcttcacagctctcacaatgtttgtcatcaacgAATGACGAATGATTGTTTTCCCTGGCTGACCTGTCCCATGtgtgttgctcagtacaccagtggtttctttcattttcaggacattccaaatagttgtactggctatgcccaatgctatGCCCAATGCCCAATACTGTGTACACGGTATATAAATTCAGCTtcttaagtaaaataaaaacagagtgaAAGAAACTGTGTATATCATTAATGAAACACATTTACGATAAAGCCCGCAAAAGACCTAACAGTCAAATCATAAACCTATCATTCAGTGGATGTAATGTGTTTAGATTGCAGTTTATCAGTATGGCCACCAGATGGCAcaaaaaacccataaaaaaaaattgtgtcagAAATCTACCCAGAATGCAGAATCCCTATTAAATGTTCCATTAATACTAGAAACAAATGATGATAATCAtataaatacaacataaaatgaACAAGTGGATAAACATTTGAATGGTAAGACTTACTGTCTCCAGTGACTCAGTGTGTCCTTGTTTCTCTCTGGGTTTTGGAGGTGTAGTGTGTCAATAGCGCCTCCCTGCTGGACATGACCGGAGCGTTCAGGTTTTCCACACAGTCTATGAACCtgcaacacccacacacaatagTGCGGGTAGGTAGTTGTCACAAACCCTGATTTTGAATTTGCTCTTGACATCACCACAGTTGTTTACCTAATATTAGCtaactttattaaaaacaaacaaacaaacaaacaaaaaaacagataactGTTTCACTAACAAAATATAGCAGCTGAAGTGCCcccaaaataaaaatgcttatATTGTGCAAATGAAGCTATACCGTGATTTTATTCTAAGTAACGTGTCAAGTGATGTGATGTTTGAGCCCCACCCTTGTTGTCTGCCCCTCATGGTGCGCTTCTGACCTGTGAGGTGAGGCGGGCAGCATTCCTTCTTGTGTAAGCCACAGCGTCGGTGATGAGAGAGGGGACCGACGAAAGTACATGCTCGAGCTCGTTCCCACCGTTCATGCGTGCCGCGAGCGCCTCCAGCGAGCGCACAAATTCCTGCCAGTGGGTGTCGACTTCGGCGAGACTGGCAAGGCAGCCGCGCAGCACGTTCAGGCAGTAGCCCATACATGGCTTGCTGTCTGTGAGGGCCTGGCACAGTGGGCAGTAGCGCATGCGCATTAGCGCGCGACGGCATTCGCGGCTTGGCTGAGCATGGTCTGTGGTGTTGATGACCTCGACGGCAAGGTGCATTGCCTGCAGAAAGACCCGCTCTGCCAGCGAGGCATGCGACACCAGCAATGCAAGGCGTAATGGGGCATTACCATACGTTGCTGCGCGACGGCCGACTGACTGCACACAATCTTGGTAGACGGGATCTAAAGGTGCCATGCCTCGCTCCTCAAGTTGGTCATACACCAATGGGAAAATTGTGTGGAAAAAACGCTGTGATGCTTCTACCAGGTTAAGCTCTGCCCCCAGCACAAAGAGACCGACATCAGTAAAAAGTTCAGCCAGCGGTGAGGAAGCACGCGATGCGAGGTCACCGTACAAAGCTTTCAAGAGGGAAAAGGTATGGTTCTGCACTTCACGTACCATCAAGTCCATCGTGTCTGgaggagaaacagacagaaaggacAGCAAGAAAGATTATTAACCATCCACAATtagggaaaataattaacttacAAAACATAAATTTCCTTCAGTTGCCAATAGGGAGCACAACAATGCTGCATGCATATTAAGACTTAATTGGTAGTTCAGACCTACAACCTCCTCCTCCAGCCATCCCAAGACCCACAAGCTCCTCCTTCAGCCATCGCAAGACCCACAAGCTCCTCCTTCAGCCATAGTGAGACCCATAAGCTCCTCCTCCAGCCATAGCGAGAAccacaagctcctcctcctgccatCCTGAAACCTACAAGCAATTCCTCCAGCCATCCTGAAATCTACAAGCTCCTCCTAAAGCCATCCTAAAGGTCCATAAGCTCTTACAGCTATCTTCAGACCTACAAACTAACTAATGTTAGTTTtgctctgcctgcctgtctgacatctcggaCTGgttgagggaacaccaccttaaggtcaacctggcaaaatctgtgcttctcgtcatcccagcctgtccctcaaccacaacctcactatacagcttggctcaaccacactcaagccaaccaggacatcTAGGAACCTTGGGGTGCTTATGATGACAgattgacctttacagaccacatttcaacaactgcacggtcctgcaggttcattctgtacaacatcaagaaaatcagaccctatctcaccgaacaggctacacaactactagtccaggctcttgacatatcaaaactggactactgcaatgcacaactctcaggcctcccagcaACTCCAtgaaaccccttcagatgattcagaaacTTCAACCAGCCCGAAAGGATCCATGTCACACCCCGCTTCaactccctccactggcttcctgtagccacccgtatcaaattcaaggtcttgatgctcacgtacaagaccttgtatGGAACatcaccctcctacctcaacactctcctgaaggctttcgttccctcacgcaatctgcaatcgATTAACAGCCGAGGTTTAGTAGTGCCTACTTatcgtggctcaaggtccctatCCAGAACCTTCAagctaactgtccctcagttgtggaatgaacttccaacctcaatccggaccacagtatctgtcactatcttcaaaaaacaactaaagacccacctcttccgtgaacacttaactaccCCCTAAAataccaaccccacattatcctttaaaaaacaacaacaaaaaaagtactctggctcttacacctctactctgcgcactttgcttctctagaactcaattaaaagatcttgtacggtagcagtacttgtattgttctccgcttgatatcgctttgcttgtatttcatcatttgtaagtcgctttggataaaaacatctgctaaatgaataaaaatataaatgtagttTTACTTTCCAAAATGTCTCGACAGTTTCCGTGGTCACAGATAAGGTTCTCTAAACACAGAGGTCTCAGTCGGTCTGCTTTCTAATCTTAGTGTCTCTCCAGCGtgcccccaaccccccacccctcccttgacctttttctttcttaatttgaccatttcttccttccctctttcttcccaaccttttttattattacctttctttcatttatttcacccTTCATTCCTTTGTTAATTATACATTTCATCCTTTCTTCCcaacctttttattattatttttaccttTCTTCCTCTTTAATTGCACTTTCcctaatttgattgtttttttttcaccattttcaGAACCCCTcccttttttgttctttctttccttcccacAGTCTGTCTTTCTTGTTAAGTTTAAAGATTTTAAACTGCATCTCTTAAAACTGTactttccatctctccatcatGTTGTTTGCCATGCTGGTCATAATcactgtgggggaaaaaaaaaatgtgtgtgtgatgtttggtGTGTATTTAACAGAGCGATGTAAGTCAGTCATATGACTCTTGTGGTTTAGCCGGTTTCCACTTAACACGTGTTCATATGGCagggaaaataaagagataaaacgGAGAAAAAAAGGATGAAAGGAAACTTGATTTGTGATGGGGAATTTGCCACAAAGGTTTTGTATGATAATGTGTGGTAGAATTttgaattaattattcattgttAATACACTTGTTTACAAAGTGTAAGGAGATTTTGAATCTCAAtgtaaatactaaataaaagtGCGTAATGAGATGCAACCCTCTTGTCCATTGTATTGGCCATTTCATGATTCACAGTTTCAGTGCATCCTCAAGTGATCAAGGCTCCTCCTGTATTCCCTGTGAAGCCTACTGAAAGCACGGTGGAAGTGTAGCACTAAGTAAACAAGTTTCCAAAAAATATCAGCTAAAAAGAGTTGGTCTATGCTTGCGTTAGACCAATCAGCAATGATCAGTATATTAAGCTCCACCCCCAAATAGTTCCTGGTTTAGAGAACAGCGCCACttccaaaataaaaaagttaaaatcaTTCTAGTTGCCTTCAGTGGCAACACAACTAAGGTAAaagataattaaataaaaaataaaaagtcctaAGTTCGTTAAAATATCATCTAACAAAAAGGATACGGGTTCCCCCCCAAAAAGATCTTGAAGTTCCTTGAGAGAGTTTGTAGATTCCTATAAAAGTTCCTAGATTTCTGTACTGGATGCTGGGTTCCTGAAAAAGCTCCGATTCTAAATGTGACTGGTTCTTGGGTTCCAGGAAACATGCTATGTAGCTGGGCTTCAATCAACGTTCCCCCACAGACTTGGGGggacaaggggggggggggggtacctACAAACAGTTTCCCGGATTCTGAAGAAGTCTCATTGTTCTGGAAAACACTGCTCAGTTCTTGAAAACAGTCCAGGGTTCAGTAGTTCAGTtcagtagttaaaaaaaataaataattaaaaagcatCCTGATAAAtttcctggggaaaaaaaaaactcctagGAAAAAATGATTCTATATTCTTCTAATGATTTGAGTTTATGACATTTCCAAAAATGTCTATAGAAACGtgttaagatttttatttatctttttttttttttttttttccaagttttAATGTTGAACCCTCAAAGggattatgttttgtttctctgGTGGAAACCATGCATGTTCTACGTATACAGAACTCTACAACGTTTTTGGCtccctatcagaaagggttccgaGTAGAAGCTTTTTATGAAGCTAAAAACTAGTAACTATCCCAAGAACCCTTTAAGAACCTTTCTATAGTGGCATCTGACCAGGGGACACAATCCTCCCAAGCAACCGTGTTCCATGTTGTTGTCTAAACCGGACTACACGACATGGCATCTACGCTAAGCGAAGAAATCCTCCAACAGGATTAGACATCAATCGTTCTCCAGTCCTGCAGTACTCCATTTTCTCAGCTACATGATCCAGTTAGTTAACGAGTGCGAGTTAATTAGGAGACAGAGGAGCCGCTCCACTGAGAGGCGAGAAAATCCGTTAAGAGTTAATCACTTAATGTCCCACTCGCCCAATTCAATTACACCGAGCGCGCTCTGTTTCCAGCACAGGCGATGTTAATGAAACACAGCCGCTCGGCGCTAGTAGGACGATGGAGGAACAATAACGAATCGACTCATTACCAGCAGACCCCCGTGATTTTTCTTATGAAGATCTTACTTTAtgtctcgctcacacacacacacacacaataataaaacaaattaagTGTGTTCATTATTCTTGCCAGCAGGTCATCCTTATCAGCATCTTAACGAAGACAGGATGCTTTTGCTCCCTTACAACAGGTGGAGGACGGTGCAGTGTGCCGAGATTAACAGCccactgttacaaagcaccgacactggagactccttccttaaatgttaaacgtcttacagaaaacatccccatatcaacaattacacattttacaATTACACTGAATTCCGTTACCGTAGAAATAACACTAGAATGACTGCAGTGCAATTTACAGCTgcactgaccaatcaggattcaGAATCAATTCACGCTTGCTGGTCGAAGAGAAATAAGTATTCCACGGCTACAGAAAACGTGATACGATGTCCAGTTTATCTGACTGTGAGCACAGCCACATCACCCCAGACTCATTCTGCTAATCAGTGCTGCAGTGACGCCGCAGTGTGTCCTTGTGTACTGTACAGCTCACACTTCAGAAATACATTCTTAATTACTGGATTtagagtatgtttgtgtgtgagaaattacagggggggaaaaagctGTTTGCATGAAGTTTGTTGCTAGTGCAAGATTGCGTGTGGGTGGATTTAGGAGTCAGTCTGGTGTTACAGACAGCCATTAtaatctcacacatacacagagtgaccgagagaaataaagaaagagagacagaaaacattACGACTGAAAGACAAATTCTTCAACCTCGGTCCTACGTTCTACAtccatctctctttttgtctctttccaGTTCTCATGGTGAAAGAATGCACTGTTTTTGAACCCTGTTATTTTGCGTGAGGAGATGTGGAGCTCCTGACCGAGGTTACTAAGTGTGTGTtttcgtgtgtgtatgtgagagagagagagagagagagagagagagagagagagagagagagagagagaatgattgaATGCGTGTCGGAACTCTTGCAAAGAGAGGAGGATAAGACTACAGCCTAGACTACACAATGGTATATTAATAAGGCTCTGCCATGAGACATTAAACATGCTAGATAGTTCTAGATTCTGTGTCGTGTACACATTTTCTGTACATAGTATAGAGTCATAAGCTATAGAGTTAAGCCAATTTGTCCCAAGCTGGTAAAGTCTGagtgaagtccagagttcctagCGCTAGCATCTGAGTCAAGCCCAGAGTCTCAAGCAATGGAGTCCATGTCAAGTTCTACATTGCTTGATCAAGAGTCCGAGTTGAGTCCAGAGTCCTAAGAATCTATAGTTAAATTCCGGTGCGTTGATTCTAGCTTTGGTCGATAAAGTCCATAGACCTAGTGTCTGAGTCAATCCAGAGTCCTAAGCTGTTGAGTCTAGCACGTATAGCACTAGAGTTCACGGTCATAACTGTAGAGTCCAGGTCCGGACTCCAGAAAGGGATTTGGCTTTAAGATAGGCTGTTTTCAGCTATGCAGCATTCTTTAGTCCACTTTTATAAACCACATAAGCCTGCTTGAGACAGTGAACAACTCCGCGGAACCATTCGAGGCGTGCAGATTGCACAGTGCTAAACTGGAAGCCATACTTGTTAGCTTCATTAGCCTTGTGGCTCACATAGGCTTTAAATACAGTTTCACTGCTGTGGGGAATTCCCATCTGAAAGAAATTCTCTTGGGAATGGGACGTGTCTGTCTCTcgcgctcactctctctcacacacacacagccacccACATGGCTTTTCCGTGTCCTGCCACTAAAAGCAATTAGTTGAAAATGTGAGACAAAGAGACACATGCATAAATAAGAGCCAGATGCTGCCAGTGAGACTTAATCAAACCCAAAGTGACAGCAAGCAGAGTGGCACATTAGAGTATCAGTCATGCATGTAACGCGCTATTTATCAACATTACGCATTCAAGAGGACTAAAGACGTGCACCAGTTAACAATGTGTCCCTGTGTCCACAGGCTATGGACTTGGACAATATAAACATCCCGATGGAAATGGGCACCCGCTGTCCCTTTTCATGCTTGTAGAAAACAGGATTCGCAATATTAACATTGTGTGATTAGTAGTATTGTATGGTTAGATAAATATaagaagtatttaaaaaaaaaataaaatgacatgcaGAGTCACCAAGTAACACTGGCTAAACATTGTTCAAATTTAGTGATTGGACCACTTTTCCAGATAAGATTTAGCTTAACCAATAAGCCTTTTATGCGGACAGTGTAAAGAGACAGTGGGACTGGAAACGAGACGGAATAAGTCAGTAACGTCAACATTTACTTCCGGTCTGTTGGAAAAATGAATTGAAAAGCACTCAGTGTGGCTAAAGTTACATTGTAGCATTCACTGCAAACCcagctttaaaagaaaataaagggtCTATTGAAAGAGATGtacaaatattatacatattataatgttatacaCTTAGATTTAAAATTTACAGATATACAGAAAGCAGAAAACAATGGCTAATACAGCAAACATCCACAATAAGTGTAGTGTGTGATCAATGTTAGCCTTGCTGAATGTTAATATTTTGGGATTGGCAACATCAAACTGTTAgataaatatgattttaaaaaaggattcCTCAGAGAAATTGAGCATTTGCTCAATTGTACCAACATTTTCTTGGAAAACACTAAACTgagtaaaatgacaaaaacaacaattaaatCTGAAAGCTAATGCTGTCCAATGAAGCTAAAGACGCACTTAGCATTCATTCAGGGTATTAGCATGTGCCAGAAAACAGAACTTTAAattccaaataaacaaacatgtaagACTTTGAGGCTGTCTCAGTGTTAATGCTAATGGTGCCACAAACCTTAGCTAATTCGGAGTTTTAGCATACAATAAGCTGTGAAACCTCGATGAATACAGATatacaaataagtaaatatatatacacacaaatgtatatacATGAATCAATCATTTGGCCAGTTGTGCCAAATGAACCCAGATGATGCTTTTAACGTTAGTTCATTTAGCTAATGTTGTCTAAACATGATTAGCTAATATTAGCTAAACATAATTCTGATTTTAAGGCTATATGAATACAAATggagcaacaacaaaaaaaacactacagaaaCACACTTGGGTCATTCTGATGGCATACTTAagcataataaaaatgttacaacTAGTGAAACAATCAAATAAAGCAGATTGTGaagctttaatttatttattttaaaacattagcATGGCATAACACCAGTGAAGTATGGAACAGAATATTATAACTTGAAAACTGAACAAATTCATTTTGAGATTTTGAGGCTAAACAAATGCGAATGCAGCAAAAGCCAAGAGGTGAGCTTAGCGTTAGTAATATAGCTAATTAGCATGTGTAACAAACCAGGTGTTATAGTCTTTCAGGAACACCATTACAGAGAACCATGTAGATGCCTCAGTAATAAAGCACACTCCGAATAAAGCACACtctgggggaaggggggggggtgttggggggggCTGGGTGTAACCTTTTCTTTTGCATTCAGTCATCCCTCCATGGAAACCAAAACGATTATTTTGTCTCACCTGCTGTGTATCGGCTGCTTTTTCCTCAaagcctttgtttttttgtctgacagGCCGCGTTCCAGATCAAGTGTCCTTCAGGTTACCAGATCAGAATACCGTGAAAGCTTAGGCAAACACGGACGACCGGACCGTCACTGACCAAAACGAAAGTGGAAAAACCCGCCTCGTAGCTAGCAGTCGTGTTGGTATTTGCTTTTGTTGGAGTTTTGTTTGAGTGTGTGACATTTGAGTGGTTAAAGTGTTACGGGTATGGACACTAGCTAAGCTCGCGAAGCTAAAAATCAGGGCTGATGTGACTTGCTAGTACGTAGCTGTTATTTTATACAGCAATATAAAAGACACGTAACT
Coding sequences:
- the gpc5a gene encoding glypican-5a isoform X1, whose amino-acid sequence is MESWWWLVCFWLAALTELTQQNTMSCDGVRKLLQLQQIDATTGVLDTPGTASDLQVCLSRDVTCCTRKVEEQYQTAVRQDIQNLLQTFSYNLKLLITQNIAALQDTMDLMVREVQNHTFSLLKALYGDLASRASSPLAELFTDVGLFVLGAELNLVEASQRFFHTIFPLVYDQLEERGMAPLDPVYQDCVQSVGRRAATYGNAPLRLALLVSHASLAERVFLQAMHLAVEVINTTDHAQPSRECRRALMRMRYCPLCQALTDSKPCMGYCLNVLRGCLASLAEVDTHWQEFVRSLEALAARMNGGNELEHVLSSVPSLITDAVAYTRRNAARLTSQVHRLCGKPERSGHVQQGGAIDTLHLQNPERNKDTLSHWRQEFLSSLRHYRAFYGGLADQMCVRELASTDGPTCWNGNDVVKSYTKRVVGSGIRAQTHNPEVRVKEADPVINKLIDKLKHVNQLLQGRFIPKVGTLGQIEMGSGDTDMTFSGQCDDEDGCWGSGDKAGETRIIIPPELGEEKPGENPHRDSHTQAAGHTLQASGCRSAHGAASLLSAVCTLLTLWR
- the gpc5a gene encoding glypican-5a isoform X2, whose translation is MESWWWLVCFWLAALTELTQQNTMSCDGVRKLLQLQQIDATTGVLDTPGTASDLQVCLSRDVTCCTRKVEEQYQTAVRQDIQNLLQTFSYNLKLLITQNIAALQDTMDLMVREVQNHTFSLLKALYGDLASRASSPLAELFTDVGLFVLGAELNLVEASQRFFHTIFPLVYDQLEERGMAPLDPVYQDCVQSVGRRAATYGNAPLRLALLVSHASLAERVFLQAMHLAVEVINTTDHAQPSRECRRALMRMRYCPLCQALTDSKPCMGYCLNVLRGCLASLAEVDTHWQEFVRSLEALAARMNGGNELEHVLSSVPSLITDAVAYTRRNAARLTSQVHRLCGKPERSGHVQQGGAIDTLHLQNPERNKDTLSHWRQEFLSSLRHYRAFYGGLADQMCVRELASTDGPTCWNGNDVVKSYTKRVVGSGIRAQTHNPEVRVKEADPVINKLIDKLKHVNQLLQGRFIPKVGTLGQIEMGSGDTDMTFSGQCDDEDGCWGSGDKAGETRIIIPPESEMPTETLSPAVCVCVRVH